The proteins below are encoded in one region of Amycolatopsis acidiphila:
- a CDS encoding acyl-CoA dehydrogenase family protein: MTRHDGVEPFLTEDRLAIQAMAREFAMREVLPVANELDPVHGEIPMSLREKMAELGFFGILIPEEYGGLGLGLAEYAIIVEELARAWMSVASLIARGQQFTAGFDQDQRARYLPKMARGEFLSAFALSEAEAGSDVANMSCRAVPDGDGWRISGQKMWCTFADGSDYLQVFARTAPVDPRHRSRGVTCFLMPKQRGTLPEGVRGTPVRKIGYHGWKTWELSFEDAYSDIVVGKEGEGFRIAMGDLETARIHTAARAVGLARGALEDSIAYAGVRVQFGRPIGANQAIRFKIADMAAQIEAARALMYQVCTEVDAGRSGNVKASMVKLVASEMAERVTSEGVQIHGGAGYTTDFPVERYWRDARLTKIFEGTSEIQLKIISDSLLGR, encoded by the coding sequence ATGACGCGCCACGACGGCGTCGAGCCGTTTCTGACCGAAGACCGGCTCGCGATCCAGGCCATGGCCCGCGAGTTCGCGATGCGCGAGGTGCTGCCGGTCGCCAACGAGCTCGACCCGGTCCACGGCGAGATCCCGATGAGCCTGCGCGAGAAGATGGCCGAACTGGGGTTCTTCGGCATCCTCATTCCCGAGGAGTACGGCGGTCTCGGGCTGGGGCTGGCCGAGTACGCGATCATCGTCGAGGAACTCGCGCGGGCCTGGATGAGCGTCGCCAGCCTCATCGCCCGCGGACAGCAGTTCACCGCGGGCTTCGACCAGGATCAGCGCGCGCGATACCTGCCGAAGATGGCCCGCGGGGAGTTCCTGAGCGCGTTCGCCCTGTCCGAGGCCGAAGCGGGTTCCGATGTGGCGAACATGAGCTGCCGGGCGGTTCCGGACGGGGACGGCTGGCGCATCAGCGGTCAGAAGATGTGGTGCACCTTCGCCGATGGTTCCGACTACCTCCAGGTGTTCGCGCGCACGGCCCCGGTGGATCCGCGGCACCGTTCCCGCGGCGTGACCTGCTTCCTGATGCCGAAACAGCGGGGCACCCTGCCGGAGGGCGTGCGGGGGACGCCGGTCCGCAAGATCGGCTACCACGGATGGAAGACCTGGGAGCTGTCCTTCGAGGATGCCTACTCCGACATCGTCGTGGGCAAGGAGGGCGAGGGCTTCCGGATCGCCATGGGAGATCTCGAGACCGCGCGGATCCACACCGCGGCCCGGGCTGTCGGGCTCGCCCGCGGCGCCCTGGAAGATTCGATCGCCTACGCGGGCGTACGAGTCCAGTTCGGCCGTCCCATCGGGGCGAACCAGGCGATCCGCTTCAAGATCGCGGACATGGCGGCGCAGATCGAGGCCGCGCGTGCGCTGATGTACCAGGTCTGCACGGAGGTGGACGCGGGACGGTCCGGTAACGTCAAGGCCTCGATGGTCAAGCTCGTGGCCTCCGAGATGGCCGAGCGGGTGACCAGCGAGGGCGTGCAGATCCACGGCGGCGCCGGGTACACCACCGACTTCCCGGTCGAACGCTACTGGCGGGACGCCCGCCTGACCAAGATTTTCGAAGGGACTTCGGAGATCCAGCTTAAGATCATCTCCGACTCGCTGCTGGGTCGATGA
- a CDS encoding FAD-dependent monooxygenase, with protein sequence MAVRVAIVGAGIGGLTLALALRQHGIEAQVFEQAPELREVGAAVALSANGTRLLERLGLREELAAHAATPTELIYRHWRDGGRLAAHPVGSWYRERFGYPFYGIHRVDFQRVLGTAWGFDQVRTACRVRGVVERPEGVRLELPDGPSDPADVVVGADGAHSTVRQWLTGAADAVYSGTSGFRGLVPTARLGMLPDPQAIQFWVGPGGHLLHYPIGSGEVINFLAVVEGPAHWTAPNWVLPTAPAENLAAFAEWHPAVRTMIAEGAQPQRWALFSHPPLNHWSRGRVVLLGDAAHAMLPHHGQGANQTIEDAVTLADCLAEARPGELEAALRRYEALRRTRTRQVARSSWVTSGLLHLPDGPAARQRDRDLADLPANFGWIHDFDAQRA encoded by the coding sequence GTGGCTGTGCGGGTGGCCATCGTCGGGGCGGGAATCGGCGGTCTGACGCTTGCGCTGGCACTGCGCCAGCACGGTATCGAGGCCCAAGTCTTCGAACAGGCGCCGGAGCTGCGCGAGGTCGGGGCGGCGGTCGCCCTGTCCGCCAACGGAACCCGGCTGCTGGAACGGCTGGGGCTCCGCGAGGAGCTGGCCGCCCATGCCGCGACTCCGACCGAGCTGATCTACCGGCACTGGCGCGACGGCGGACGCCTGGCCGCGCACCCGGTCGGCAGCTGGTATCGCGAACGCTTCGGGTACCCGTTCTACGGCATTCACCGGGTCGACTTCCAGCGGGTTCTGGGAACCGCATGGGGTTTCGACCAGGTGCGTACGGCGTGCCGGGTGCGCGGGGTGGTGGAGCGGCCCGAGGGCGTCCGGCTGGAGCTTCCCGACGGACCGAGCGATCCGGCGGACGTCGTGGTCGGCGCGGACGGAGCGCACTCGACCGTGCGGCAGTGGCTCACCGGGGCCGCGGACGCGGTCTATTCCGGCACCAGCGGGTTTCGCGGGCTGGTCCCCACCGCCCGGCTGGGCATGCTGCCCGATCCGCAGGCGATCCAGTTCTGGGTCGGCCCTGGCGGGCATCTGCTGCACTATCCGATCGGTTCGGGTGAGGTGATCAATTTCCTGGCCGTGGTCGAGGGGCCGGCGCACTGGACCGCGCCGAACTGGGTGCTGCCGACTGCTCCCGCCGAAAACCTGGCTGCCTTCGCCGAGTGGCATCCGGCAGTGCGGACGATGATCGCCGAGGGAGCGCAGCCACAGCGCTGGGCGCTGTTCAGTCATCCGCCGCTCAACCACTGGAGCCGCGGCCGGGTCGTCCTGCTCGGCGATGCCGCACACGCGATGCTGCCACACCACGGCCAGGGCGCGAACCAGACCATCGAAGACGCGGTCACGCTCGCCGATTGTCTCGCCGAAGCACGGCCCGGCGAACTCGAAGCGGCACTGCGGCGGTACGAGGCGCTCCGCCGGACCCGGACCCGGCAGGTCGCCCGGAGCTCGTGGGTGACCTCCGGCCTCCTGCATCTGCCGGACGGACCGGCCGCGCGGCAGCGCGACCGGGACCTGGCCGACCTGCCCGCGAACTTCGGCTGGATCCACGACTTCGACGCCCAGCGGGCGTAG
- a CDS encoding transposase, with translation MVTMPKRYPPEVREKAVRLALDRLDDYGSAYSAAHAVGPTVDVHPETLRVWIVKALQRDAPPVAAAGGELAVTERAELDRLRKENRELEQANDILKLASAFFASMS, from the coding sequence ATGGTCACCATGCCCAAGCGTTACCCGCCCGAGGTTCGCGAGAAGGCCGTCCGTCTGGCCCTGGACCGCCTCGATGACTACGGGTCCGCCTACTCGGCCGCGCACGCGGTCGGCCCGACGGTCGACGTGCACCCCGAAACACTGCGTGTGTGGATCGTCAAGGCCCTCCAGCGGGACGCCCCGCCCGTGGCGGCGGCCGGTGGTGAGCTGGCCGTGACCGAGCGCGCCGAGCTGGACCGGTTGCGCAAGGAGAACCGAGAACTCGAGCAGGCCAATGACATCCTGAAGCTCGCGTCGGCTTTTTTCGCGTCAATGTCATGA
- a CDS encoding class F sortase, with translation MRNPFRQGGRGVAAALLLTLALTGCASSGGPAAAPPAPTSVSVTKPYDKLRPTEVRIPKIQADSSLLAVAVDHTGQIAVPSVKQPMQAAWYRLSPVPGDVGPAIILGHVDGNHQPGIFYKLKDLAVGDEIFVTRSDGKNLRFVVDHTTQVPKDQFPTDAVYGNTDQPQLRLITCGGVFDHAEHSYKDNIVVYANLT, from the coding sequence ATGCGGAACCCCTTCCGGCAGGGTGGTCGCGGCGTCGCGGCCGCCCTGCTGCTCACCCTCGCACTGACCGGCTGCGCGAGCAGCGGCGGCCCAGCCGCCGCACCCCCGGCGCCGACCTCGGTGTCGGTGACCAAGCCGTATGACAAGCTGCGGCCGACCGAGGTGCGGATCCCCAAGATCCAAGCCGACTCGTCGCTGCTCGCCGTCGCCGTCGACCACACCGGTCAGATCGCCGTGCCGTCGGTCAAGCAGCCGATGCAGGCCGCCTGGTACCGGCTCTCTCCGGTGCCCGGCGACGTCGGACCGGCGATCATCCTCGGCCACGTCGACGGCAACCACCAGCCCGGCATCTTCTACAAGCTCAAAGATCTCGCCGTGGGCGACGAGATCTTCGTGACCCGCAGCGATGGCAAGAACCTGAGGTTCGTCGTCGACCACACCACGCAGGTCCCGAAAGACCAATTCCCCACCGACGCGGTCTACGGCAACACCGACCAACCCCAACTCCGCCTCATCACCTGCGGCGGCGTCTTCGACCACGCTGAACACAGCTACAAAGACAACATCGTCGTCTACGCCAACCTCACCTGA
- a CDS encoding phosphatase PAP2 family protein, producing MALLMAASRVFAGAHYPHDVIVGLLVGGLVGALGLVVRTPLVKVVQREGPGSGRRRDPLSHLSAARCPPASPPN from the coding sequence GTGGCGCTGCTGATGGCGGCGTCGCGGGTGTTCGCGGGTGCGCATTATCCGCACGACGTCATCGTCGGCCTTCTCGTCGGCGGCCTGGTGGGGGCGCTCGGTCTGGTGGTGCGGACGCCACTGGTCAAGGTGGTCCAGCGCGAGGGCCCTGGTAGCGGGCGCCGGCGTGATCCGCTGAGCCACCTCAGTGCAGCGCGCTGCCCGCCTGCCAGTCCGCCCAACTGA
- a CDS encoding L,D-transpeptidase: MASVAPAAQVSIAGGGSTDFNPRTPIVVAVTDGRLTSVTVTNAVKGNTVTGTLSADGSSWTSAEELGYGSTYTVVADAVGVDGKPTEQKGTVKTVTPAAQAYPALTPAPPAAGVTFGVGQIIGVSFDHNITDRAAVEKALTVRTNPPQPGGWYWIDAKTLHYRPPVYWRAGTTITLEANLYGVDLGGGVYGQTDRSATYQIHDSWVAKADGNSEQMQIVHNGVVTATMPISIGKDATPTHAGPHVITDKQQQVVMDSCTYGVCPPAPGAYRSTEYWAERISNDGEFVHENPNMVGEQGSSNVSHGCINLSPQNAQAFFAQFGLGDVVEVTNTPGPPLPVWDAYGDWELSWADWQAGSALH, translated from the coding sequence GTGGCGTCTGTCGCGCCTGCGGCCCAGGTGAGCATCGCGGGTGGCGGTAGTACCGACTTCAATCCGCGGACGCCGATCGTGGTGGCGGTGACCGACGGCAGGCTGACCAGCGTCACGGTGACCAACGCGGTGAAGGGCAACACGGTCACGGGCACGTTGTCCGCCGATGGTTCGAGCTGGACATCGGCCGAGGAACTGGGTTACGGGTCCACCTACACCGTGGTGGCCGACGCCGTGGGCGTCGATGGCAAACCGACCGAGCAGAAGGGCACGGTGAAAACGGTGACCCCGGCTGCGCAGGCGTATCCGGCGTTGACTCCGGCGCCTCCGGCCGCCGGAGTGACGTTCGGCGTCGGACAGATCATCGGAGTGTCCTTCGACCACAACATCACGGACCGGGCCGCGGTCGAAAAGGCGCTCACCGTGAGGACCAACCCGCCCCAGCCGGGCGGGTGGTATTGGATCGACGCCAAGACGCTGCACTACCGGCCGCCGGTCTACTGGCGGGCGGGCACCACCATCACGCTCGAGGCCAACCTCTACGGCGTCGATCTCGGCGGTGGGGTGTACGGCCAGACCGACCGGTCGGCCACCTACCAGATCCATGACTCGTGGGTGGCCAAGGCCGACGGGAACAGCGAGCAGATGCAGATCGTGCACAACGGTGTCGTGACCGCCACGATGCCGATCAGCATCGGCAAGGACGCCACCCCGACACACGCCGGCCCGCACGTGATCACCGATAAGCAACAGCAGGTCGTGATGGACTCCTGCACCTACGGCGTCTGCCCGCCCGCGCCCGGCGCCTACCGTTCGACCGAATACTGGGCCGAACGGATCTCCAACGACGGGGAGTTCGTGCACGAGAACCCCAACATGGTGGGCGAGCAGGGCAGCTCGAACGTCTCCCACGGATGCATCAATCTGAGCCCACAGAATGCGCAGGCGTTCTTCGCTCAGTTCGGTCTCGGCGACGTCGTCGAAGTCACCAACACACCCGGGCCGCCGCTGCCGGTCTGGGACGCCTACGGCGACTGGGAGCTCAGTTGGGCGGACTGGCAGGCGGGCAGCGCGCTGCACTGA
- a CDS encoding P-II family nitrogen regulator, whose product MREVFTLTGDRPRVEIYRGQRVATNLQPSVRADVPAADDEVQDLVHIIRQVAGAATTAGKGWIWGTPVEFLLCIRTGGYWGRRDVTSGSHLFG is encoded by the coding sequence GTGCGCGAGGTATTCACCCTGACCGGAGACCGCCCGCGCGTGGAGATCTACCGCGGGCAGCGGGTGGCGACCAACCTGCAGCCCAGCGTGCGGGCCGACGTGCCGGCCGCCGACGACGAGGTGCAGGATCTCGTGCACATCATCCGGCAGGTGGCCGGCGCCGCGACGACGGCTGGCAAGGGCTGGATCTGGGGTACACCGGTCGAGTTCCTGCTGTGCATCCGCACAGGTGGATACTGGGGCCGGCGCGATGTGACCTCGGGGAGCCATCTGTTCGGGTGA
- a CDS encoding LGFP repeat-containing protein: MGYPTTDEHSVPGGRSNDCMHGRIVWTAADDAITVGYK; the protein is encoded by the coding sequence CTGGGCTACCCGACCACAGACGAACACAGCGTTCCCGGTGGACGGAGCAACGACTGCATGCACGGAAGGATCGTCTGGACCGCGGCCGACGACGCCATCACCGTTGGCTACAAGTGA
- a CDS encoding ABC transporter substrate-binding protein translates to MLKKKWLAVLAASALGLAGCASTASQNSGTSSSGGTGTPVSIMVGGLNKQIYLPFMLAQRLGYYQQQGLNVTLQDEGAGVDATTNMVAGAVQGVGGFYDHTIAMQGLGQSMESVVSMLTTPGEVELCRDEVKDRIHSPADWAGKNLGVTDLGSSTDFLTQYLAQKNGVDPAKIHRVGVQSGNTLIGALQHGNVDCAMTTEPTVSTLLATGSAYVLLDMRTAAATTQQLGGEYPATSLYMMTSYVDSHPDVVQKLVNAYVATLKWIQTHTGAQVADQMPADYYAGSGKDAYAKAFDSEKGIYNPTGIMPPSGPPTDLAVLQAFNPDVKGKSIDVSKTYTDKFVQAAK, encoded by the coding sequence GTGTTGAAGAAGAAGTGGTTGGCCGTGCTCGCGGCCTCGGCGCTGGGCCTGGCCGGTTGTGCGTCGACGGCGAGCCAGAACTCCGGCACCAGTTCCAGCGGTGGCACCGGGACCCCGGTGAGCATCATGGTCGGTGGGCTGAACAAGCAGATCTACCTGCCGTTCATGCTCGCCCAGCGGCTCGGGTACTACCAGCAGCAGGGCCTCAATGTGACCCTGCAGGACGAAGGCGCCGGCGTCGACGCGACCACGAACATGGTGGCGGGCGCGGTGCAAGGGGTCGGCGGCTTCTACGACCACACCATCGCGATGCAGGGCCTCGGTCAGTCGATGGAGTCGGTGGTGTCGATGCTCACCACCCCAGGTGAGGTGGAGCTGTGCCGCGACGAGGTGAAGGACCGGATCCACTCCCCGGCGGACTGGGCCGGCAAGAACCTCGGTGTCACCGACCTCGGCTCCTCCACCGACTTCCTCACCCAGTACCTGGCGCAGAAGAACGGCGTCGACCCGGCGAAGATCCACCGGGTCGGCGTGCAATCCGGTAACACCCTGATCGGCGCGCTGCAGCACGGGAACGTCGACTGCGCGATGACCACCGAGCCCACTGTGTCCACCCTGCTGGCGACCGGCTCGGCCTACGTCCTGCTCGACATGCGCACCGCGGCGGCCACCACGCAGCAGCTCGGTGGCGAGTACCCTGCGACCTCGCTGTACATGATGACCAGCTACGTGGACAGCCACCCCGACGTGGTCCAGAAACTGGTCAACGCGTACGTGGCGACGCTGAAATGGATCCAGACCCACACCGGCGCCCAGGTCGCCGACCAGATGCCTGCCGACTACTACGCCGGCTCCGGTAAGGACGCCTACGCCAAGGCGTTCGACAGCGAGAAGGGCATCTACAACCCGACCGGCATCATGCCCCCCAGCGGGCCGCCGACCGACCTCGCCGTGCTGCAGGCGTTCAACCCCGACGTCAAGGGCAAGTCGATCGACGTGTCCAAGACCTACACCGACAAGTTCGTCCAAGCGGCCAAGTAA
- a CDS encoding ABC transporter permease, translated as MTTVDPSVSSPVTAETDAGPRSRRRRRKLLVHLTQAAVLIVVIGGWQLFVQGNQRSTILYGLPSGILSRLQTWITQGTAIGSLGSQIWTTLQEALIGFAIGTALGIVSGIALGRIRFLSDVFGPFIKVLNAIPRIVLGSVFVLAFGLGLESKILLVIVLVFFGVFFNAFQGTREVDRNFIANASILGASRWQVTRQVVLPSAFTWIIASLHVSFGFALIGAIVGEFLGGYAGLGVLIKNAQGTFDANGVWAAMVIMGIVALIAEWLITRLERRLLRWRPAQLSGPDL; from the coding sequence ATGACCACTGTCGACCCGAGCGTCAGTTCCCCGGTCACAGCGGAGACCGATGCCGGTCCTCGGTCACGGCGGCGCCGGCGAAAGCTCCTCGTGCACCTGACCCAGGCCGCGGTCCTGATCGTGGTGATCGGTGGCTGGCAACTGTTCGTCCAGGGCAACCAACGCTCCACCATCCTCTATGGGCTGCCCTCGGGCATCCTGTCGCGGCTGCAGACGTGGATCACACAGGGCACGGCCATCGGCTCACTCGGCAGTCAGATCTGGACCACCCTGCAGGAAGCTCTGATCGGCTTTGCCATCGGCACTGCGCTGGGCATCGTGTCTGGGATCGCACTCGGCAGGATCCGGTTCCTGTCCGACGTGTTCGGACCGTTCATCAAGGTGTTGAACGCGATCCCGCGCATCGTGCTCGGTTCGGTGTTCGTGCTCGCGTTCGGGCTCGGTCTGGAGTCGAAGATCCTGCTGGTGATCGTGCTGGTCTTCTTCGGCGTGTTCTTCAACGCCTTCCAGGGCACCCGCGAGGTCGACCGCAACTTCATCGCCAACGCCAGCATCCTCGGCGCCTCGCGCTGGCAGGTCACCCGCCAGGTCGTGCTGCCGTCCGCGTTCACCTGGATCATCGCGAGCCTGCACGTCAGCTTCGGCTTCGCGCTCATCGGCGCCATCGTCGGCGAGTTCCTCGGCGGCTACGCCGGACTCGGCGTGCTCATCAAGAACGCGCAGGGCACCTTCGACGCCAACGGCGTCTGGGCGGCGATGGTGATCATGGGGATCGTCGCGCTGATCGCGGAATGGCTCATCACCCGGCTGGAACGCCGGCTGCTGCGCTGGCGGCCCGCACAACTGTCCGGCCCTGACCTGTAA
- a CDS encoding ABC transporter ATP-binding protein, with the protein MHATTPGTADRDEPPAIELRGVTKRFTTDKATPYTALRDLDLEVAPGEFCAVVGPTGCGKSTTLTLVSGLERPSTGSVEVHGRRVSGITPGVGFMFQTDAILPWKTVLDNVSAGPRFRGTPKRQALDDARDWIRRVGLNGFEDRYPHQLSGGMRKRVALAQNLITEPRVILMDEPFSALDVQTRAKMSTELLALWDLTRPAVVFVTHDLEEAIALADTVVVLTAGPAATVKARFAIDLPRPRVVQEIRFEPRFVDIYHQIWEALRAEVDLAYAQTTQLSAKESS; encoded by the coding sequence GTGCACGCAACGACGCCCGGCACGGCGGACCGGGACGAGCCACCGGCGATCGAACTGCGCGGGGTGACGAAACGGTTCACCACCGACAAGGCGACGCCCTACACGGCCCTGCGTGACCTCGACCTCGAGGTGGCACCCGGCGAGTTCTGTGCCGTGGTCGGACCGACCGGGTGTGGCAAGTCCACCACCCTGACCCTGGTGTCGGGGCTCGAGCGCCCCTCCACCGGCTCGGTCGAGGTCCACGGCCGACGTGTCTCCGGGATCACGCCGGGGGTCGGGTTCATGTTTCAGACAGACGCGATCCTGCCGTGGAAAACCGTGCTGGACAACGTATCCGCCGGCCCGCGGTTCCGCGGCACGCCGAAGCGCCAAGCGCTGGACGACGCACGTGACTGGATCCGCCGGGTCGGCCTCAACGGCTTCGAAGACCGGTACCCGCACCAGCTGTCCGGCGGGATGCGCAAACGGGTCGCACTCGCGCAGAACCTCATCACCGAACCCCGGGTCATCCTGATGGACGAGCCGTTCAGCGCACTCGACGTGCAGACCCGGGCCAAGATGTCGACCGAGTTGCTGGCGCTGTGGGACCTCACGCGGCCCGCAGTCGTGTTCGTGACGCACGACCTGGAAGAGGCGATCGCGCTCGCCGACACCGTCGTGGTGCTCACCGCCGGTCCCGCGGCCACGGTGAAGGCCCGGTTCGCGATCGACCTGCCCCGTCCACGGGTGGTCCAGGAAATTCGCTTCGAGCCCCGCTTCGTCGACATCTACCACCAGATCTGGGAAGCGCTTCGCGCAGAGGTCGACCTCGCTTACGCCCAGACCACCCAGCTCTCGGCAAAGGAGAGCTCATGA
- a CDS encoding ATP-binding protein: MWRSRPLASQILLAVLGILLASVSAGALLYGKLTGQTLDTQYGQRALGIATTVAQMPMIREALLRDDPDHSIQAMAEQVRRSTDAAYVVVTDRSGLRYSHPNSLLIGQRIEEPVAALDGRGHLGIDNGSLGRSANGRAPLFGSDGTVVGQVSVGILEEQVSSELANEILWVILYSAAALALGVGASWLLAHRIKKATFGLEVSEIVSLLQEREAMLHGIREGVLGVDTDGRVEVINDEARRLLGISTTARGRQLGELLPPGRLHDLLGGPGDCRDEVVLTDEFLLVVNRMPVILSGRDVGSVITLRDRTEMEGLVRELHAVTGLTTALRAQEHEFNNRLHVLSGLLGLGEPDEAARYLAEISHDSTAQAGDLRARISPPELAALLLAKVTIAAERGVRLTVSPDSHLDLPPVATSSLLSVLGNLIDNAVEAVSGGPEPRVVGVQLSDAGTELRMVVTDTGPGIPDEALRQIFVDGYSTKSARGGMRRGLGLALVHRLVHQAGGSIKVAPGPGACFDVRIPTAGPSAPAERSELEQVR, from the coding sequence ATGTGGCGGTCACGCCCGCTGGCGTCCCAGATCCTGCTCGCCGTGCTGGGTATCCTGCTCGCCTCCGTGTCCGCCGGCGCCCTGCTCTACGGCAAGCTCACGGGCCAGACCCTCGACACGCAGTACGGCCAGCGCGCGCTCGGCATCGCCACCACCGTCGCCCAGATGCCGATGATCCGCGAGGCGCTCCTGCGCGACGACCCGGACCACAGCATCCAGGCCATGGCCGAACAGGTGCGGCGCTCCACCGATGCCGCCTACGTCGTGGTCACCGATCGGTCAGGCCTGCGGTACTCCCATCCGAACTCCCTCCTGATCGGACAGCGCATCGAAGAACCGGTCGCGGCGCTCGACGGGCGCGGTCACCTGGGCATCGACAACGGGAGCCTGGGACGTTCCGCCAACGGTCGTGCCCCACTGTTCGGGTCGGACGGGACCGTCGTCGGGCAGGTTTCGGTGGGCATCCTCGAGGAACAGGTGTCGAGCGAGCTGGCGAACGAGATCCTGTGGGTGATCTTGTATTCCGCGGCGGCGCTAGCACTCGGCGTCGGCGCGTCGTGGCTGCTCGCGCACCGCATCAAGAAGGCCACCTTCGGGCTCGAGGTGTCCGAGATCGTTTCCCTGCTGCAAGAGCGAGAAGCCATGCTGCACGGTATCCGAGAGGGAGTGCTGGGTGTGGACACCGACGGCCGGGTCGAGGTGATCAACGACGAGGCCCGCCGACTGCTCGGGATCTCGACCACCGCGCGCGGCCGGCAGCTCGGCGAGCTCCTGCCGCCCGGGCGCCTGCACGACCTGCTGGGCGGCCCGGGCGACTGCCGGGATGAGGTCGTCCTTACCGACGAGTTCCTGTTGGTGGTGAACCGAATGCCGGTGATCCTTTCCGGACGCGACGTCGGCTCCGTGATCACCTTGCGCGACCGCACCGAGATGGAAGGGCTCGTGCGCGAGCTGCACGCGGTGACCGGGCTGACCACCGCGTTGCGGGCGCAGGAGCACGAGTTCAACAACCGGCTGCATGTGCTGTCCGGGCTACTCGGCCTCGGCGAACCGGACGAAGCCGCGCGCTATCTCGCGGAGATCTCCCACGACTCCACCGCGCAGGCCGGCGACCTGCGTGCCCGGATCTCCCCGCCGGAGCTCGCCGCCTTGCTGCTGGCGAAAGTGACGATCGCGGCCGAACGGGGCGTACGGCTCACCGTAAGTCCCGACTCCCACCTCGATCTTCCCCCGGTCGCGACCAGCTCACTGCTCAGCGTGCTGGGCAACCTGATCGACAACGCGGTGGAGGCGGTCTCCGGGGGCCCGGAGCCGCGGGTGGTCGGCGTGCAGCTCTCCGACGCGGGCACCGAGTTGCGCATGGTGGTCACCGACACCGGGCCGGGCATCCCGGACGAGGCGCTACGCCAGATCTTCGTGGACGGCTACTCCACGAAGTCCGCCCGCGGCGGGATGCGGCGCGGCCTCGGGCTCGCGCTGGTGCACCGTCTGGTGCACCAGGCGGGTGGGTCGATCAAGGTCGCCCCCGGGCCGGGTGCGTGCTTCGACGTGCGGATCCCCACCGCCGGGCCATCGGCGCCGGCGGAGCGGAGCGAGCTGGAGCAGGTGCGATGA
- a CDS encoding response regulator, producing MIRTLIVDDDYRVAAIHAASIDRIPGFSCIGQAHTAAEARQAVADLGPDLLLLDVYLPDDDGLSILRGLNSHDAAPPDCIVITAARDLSTVRSAMHLGAVYYLVKPFGLAQLRSQLEAYRQWRQHASGAGEADQATVDTLYNMLRGPAPAARADALSPTMQKVLDTIRASPIPLAASALATQLGISRPTAQRYLTELHRRGALQLHLEYGNAGRPVHRYGPAATV from the coding sequence ATGATCAGGACTTTGATCGTGGACGACGACTACCGGGTCGCCGCCATCCACGCGGCGAGCATCGACCGCATCCCCGGTTTCAGCTGCATCGGCCAGGCGCACACCGCCGCCGAGGCGCGGCAGGCCGTCGCCGACCTCGGACCGGACCTCCTCCTGCTGGATGTCTACCTGCCCGACGACGACGGTCTCTCCATTCTGCGCGGGCTGAACTCCCACGACGCGGCGCCGCCGGACTGCATCGTGATCACCGCGGCGCGGGACCTGAGCACGGTCCGCTCGGCCATGCATCTGGGCGCGGTGTACTACCTGGTCAAACCGTTCGGACTGGCACAGCTGCGCAGCCAGCTGGAGGCGTACCGGCAGTGGCGCCAGCACGCGAGCGGTGCGGGCGAGGCCGACCAGGCCACTGTGGACACCCTCTACAACATGCTTCGCGGCCCCGCCCCGGCAGCACGAGCCGACGCCCTGTCCCCGACCATGCAGAAGGTCCTCGACACCATTCGCGCATCGCCCATTCCCTTGGCGGCCAGCGCTTTGGCCACGCAACTGGGTATCAGCCGCCCCACCGCACAGCGCTACCTGACTGAACTACACCGCCGTGGCGCGCTTCAGCTCCACCTCGAATACGGCAACGCCGGACGGCCCGTCCACCGCTACGGCCCAGCCGCCACCGTCTGA
- a CDS encoding Gfo/Idh/MocA family oxidoreductase: protein MRGTQPHGRARRGRACDLQNPTAGGRCRRGPRGRAGRAASNARPYSSLAALRAERVDAIDLRLPHHAHPGGVLDALRYESPILAEKPLALDVAEDSRMIEAAAERGVPLPKSSADGRSHGLTATSEVLLSGGLRPLTPTSRNHPSRCRPSG from the coding sequence CTGCGCGGAACTCAACCGCACGGCCGTGCCCGGCGAGGCCGAGCTTGTGACCTACAGAATCCAACTGCAGGTGGTCGATGTCGACGAGGGCCGCGCGGTCGGGCTGGCCGGGCTGCTTCCAACGCACGACCGTACTCCAGCCTGGCGGCCCTCCGGGCCGAGCGCGTCGATGCGATCGACTTGCGCCTGCCGCATCACGCACACCCGGGCGGCGTGCTGGATGCGTTGCGCTATGAATCGCCGATCCTAGCGGAAAAGCCGCTTGCTCTCGACGTGGCCGAAGATAGCCGAATGATCGAAGCGGCCGCAGAACGGGGAGTGCCCCTGCCGAAGTCTTCGGCGGATGGGCGTTCGCACGGTCTGACTGCGACGAGCGAAGTTCTTCTCAGCGGCGGCCTCCGACCATTGACACCAACTTCACGGAATCATCCGTCTAGATGCCGCCCGTCTGGCTGA